In Deinococcus depolymerans, the following are encoded in one genomic region:
- a CDS encoding bifunctional 5,10-methylenetetrahydrofolate dehydrogenase/5,10-methenyltetrahydrofolate cyclohydrolase, whose translation MTTPDPTPTEPPTTRLTGPLTGKALAEQVTRGVRNDLNAWTFRPHLVSVLASGDPASRVYVDSKARRAERLGVKFTAHDLGANLTDTALHAALNDLSADPGVHGIMLELPLAAGLDADAALLRLAPRKDVEGLSPANLALIAAGRETEALLPPTPRSVRFLLRAALGDDLRGLNIAVIGPGRTVGRPLTFMLNNRGATVTLCNEHTRDLRRVLAPMDAVVIAVGRAGLLRPEHVQPHHVVIDAGINVQSGGVVGDASPDLPVRAQTPVPGGVGPLTSALMYQNLVRAVKLQRGEPVE comes from the coding sequence ATGACCACACCGGACCCCACCCCCACCGAGCCCCCGACCACCCGCCTGACCGGACCGCTGACCGGCAAGGCCCTGGCCGAGCAGGTCACGCGCGGCGTCAGGAACGACCTGAACGCCTGGACCTTCCGCCCCCACCTCGTCAGCGTCCTCGCCAGCGGCGACCCGGCCTCCCGCGTGTACGTGGACAGCAAGGCCCGCCGCGCCGAACGGCTCGGCGTGAAGTTCACCGCCCACGACCTCGGCGCGAACCTGACCGACACCGCCCTGCACGCCGCGCTGAACGACCTCTCCGCCGACCCCGGCGTGCACGGCATCATGCTCGAACTGCCCCTCGCCGCCGGTCTGGACGCCGACGCCGCCCTGCTGCGACTCGCGCCCCGCAAGGACGTCGAGGGCCTCAGCCCCGCCAACCTCGCCCTGATCGCCGCCGGACGTGAAACCGAGGCGCTGCTGCCACCCACCCCCCGCTCGGTCCGCTTCCTGCTGCGCGCCGCCCTCGGCGACGACCTGCGCGGCCTGAACATCGCCGTGATCGGCCCCGGCCGCACCGTCGGCCGCCCCCTGACCTTCATGCTGAACAACCGCGGCGCGACCGTCACGCTCTGCAACGAACACACCCGCGACCTGCGCCGCGTGCTGGCCCCCATGGACGCCGTCGTGATCGCCGTGGGCCGCGCCGGCCTGCTACGCCCGGAACACGTGCAGCCCCACCACGTGGTCATCGATGCCGGCATCAACGTCCAGTCCGGCGGCGTGGTCGGGGACGCCAGCCCGGACCTGCCGGTCCGCGCGCAGACCCCCGTCCCCGGGGGGGTGGGCCCCCTCACCAGCGCCCTGATGTACCAGAACCTCGTGCGCGCCGTGAAACTCCAGCGCGGCGAGCCGGTCGAGTGA
- a CDS encoding TetR/AcrR family transcriptional regulator, translated as MVIDTPRPARARSAEEKNRRRDDILRAAERLWTTTTYADLSMNQVAREARLAKGTLYLYFDTKEELFLALLSEHLHAWITRTAELLQERQPRTPQQVSDALLDSSETLTPLRRLLVLLGTVLERNVRPELATEFRRDLDAQLGRLVEHMPYSPATTLRILRHLYAVAIGWQQFSESLPGLDPATGEPLRDSQWTFQSEFELVLRAVVDRLAAADS; from the coding sequence ATGGTCATTGATACGCCCCGCCCCGCCCGCGCCCGCAGCGCCGAAGAAAAGAACCGCCGCCGCGACGATATCCTCCGCGCCGCCGAACGCCTGTGGACCACCACCACCTACGCGGACCTCAGCATGAACCAGGTGGCGCGCGAGGCCCGCCTGGCCAAGGGAACGCTCTACCTGTACTTCGACACCAAGGAAGAACTGTTCCTGGCGCTGCTGAGCGAACACCTGCACGCCTGGATCACCCGCACGGCCGAACTGCTGCAGGAGCGCCAGCCGCGCACGCCGCAGCAGGTCAGTGACGCCCTGCTGGACTCCAGCGAGACCCTGACCCCGCTGCGCCGCCTGCTGGTCCTGCTGGGCACCGTCCTGGAACGCAACGTCCGCCCGGAACTCGCCACCGAATTCCGCCGCGACCTGGACGCCCAGCTGGGCCGCCTGGTCGAGCACATGCCGTACTCGCCCGCCACCACGCTGCGCATCCTGCGTCACCTGTACGCGGTCGCCATCGGCTGGCAGCAGTTCAGCGAATCGCTGCCCGGCCTGGACCCCGCCACGGGCGAGCCCCTGCGCGACAGCCAGTGGACCTTCCAGAGCGAGTTCGAACTGGTCCTGCGTGCCGTCGTGGACCGCCTCGCCGCGGCCGACAGCTGA
- the proB gene encoding glutamate 5-kinase: MRVVLKLGTSVLTGGTDRLHRPRLVDLMRGLAAVRAAGHEAVLVTSGAVLAGWEALGFPPRDRTLAEKQLLAAVGQGRLMHLYAQLADLYGVPVAQVLLTADDFRDRTRYLNARTTLDACLARGVMPIINENDAVALEQIKVGDNDTLSAFVANLTEADLLVILTDAPGLYTADPRSDPSATLIPVVERVTPDIWARAGGVGSHRGTGGMHTKIQAAEIATRAGTPVVIAPGDAPDALLRIVGGEGLGTRFLAAGSRLEARKRWILAEIAAGRVLLDEGAARAVRERGGSLLPAGITRVEGSFRRGHTIRLIDPAGQEIARGLTRYASADLTRIAGRQSREIEGLLGFTYGPEAVHRDDLVRL, encoded by the coding sequence ATGCGCGTCGTCCTGAAACTCGGCACCAGCGTCCTGACTGGCGGCACCGACCGCCTGCACCGCCCCCGGCTGGTGGACCTGATGCGCGGCCTGGCTGCCGTCCGCGCCGCCGGACACGAGGCGGTCCTGGTCACGAGCGGGGCCGTCCTGGCCGGCTGGGAGGCGCTGGGCTTCCCGCCGCGCGACCGGACCCTGGCCGAGAAGCAACTGCTCGCCGCTGTCGGTCAGGGCCGCCTGATGCACCTGTACGCGCAGCTGGCCGACCTGTACGGCGTGCCGGTCGCGCAGGTCCTGCTGACCGCCGACGACTTCCGGGACCGCACCCGTTACCTCAACGCCCGCACCACCCTGGACGCCTGCCTGGCGCGCGGGGTCATGCCGATCATCAACGAGAACGACGCTGTCGCCCTCGAACAGATCAAGGTGGGGGACAACGACACCCTCTCGGCGTTCGTGGCGAACCTGACCGAGGCGGACCTGCTGGTCATCCTGACCGACGCGCCCGGCCTGTACACCGCCGATCCCCGCAGCGACCCGTCCGCGACCCTGATTCCGGTCGTGGAGCGCGTCACGCCGGACATCTGGGCGCGGGCGGGCGGGGTGGGTTCGCACCGCGGCACCGGCGGGATGCACACCAAGATCCAGGCGGCCGAGATCGCCACGCGCGCCGGCACCCCGGTCGTCATCGCGCCCGGCGACGCGCCGGACGCCCTGCTGCGCATCGTGGGCGGCGAGGGCCTCGGAACGCGCTTCCTGGCTGCCGGGTCGCGCCTGGAGGCCCGCAAACGCTGGATCCTGGCCGAGATCGCCGCCGGCCGCGTCCTGCTCGACGAGGGCGCGGCCCGCGCGGTCCGCGAGCGCGGTGGGAGCCTGCTGCCGGCCGGCATCACCCGGGTCGAGGGCAGTTTCCGGCGGGGGCACACCATCCGCCTGATCGACCCGGCCGGGCAGGAGATCGCGCGCGGCCTCACCCGCTACGCCTCGGCCGACCTGACCCGCATCGCCGGGCGGCAGTCCCGCGAGATCGAGGGCCTGCTGGGCTTCACGTACGGCCCGGAAGCCGTGCACCGCGACGACCTCGTGCGCCTGTAG
- a CDS encoding glucodextranase DOMON-like domain-containing protein has product MLLPMLSIPLLAAQITVTDPAGDARGDGGYVLPTRPALTAEMLDLRSFTADSSGQTMRFTVSFGQMGNPWNAPGGFSAGVTDIFIKGALGGQQVLADTGLRVRGQGGWQYHLRVTGSGSTLQEANSLGRLTDRPAPSVRVEGTSLVIDTDVPAGKYGYWVTSSVYTPLSASGLLRPVQDSRPTALQAGRANAPTPVDVLAPGGDVQAFTNDTLAPVGETRDWVSITLIALGGVGLLLTVIATVLVWRRLGR; this is encoded by the coding sequence GTGCTGTTGCCCATGCTTTCCATTCCGCTGCTGGCCGCCCAGATCACCGTGACCGACCCGGCCGGTGACGCGCGCGGCGACGGTGGGTACGTGCTGCCCACCCGCCCGGCCCTGACCGCCGAGATGCTCGACCTGCGCTCCTTCACCGCCGACAGCAGCGGACAGACCATGCGCTTTACCGTCAGTTTCGGGCAGATGGGAAACCCCTGGAACGCCCCGGGCGGCTTCAGTGCCGGCGTGACCGACATCTTCATCAAGGGCGCCCTGGGCGGGCAGCAGGTGCTGGCCGACACCGGGCTGCGCGTGCGCGGGCAGGGCGGCTGGCAGTACCACCTGCGCGTGACGGGAAGCGGCTCGACCCTGCAGGAAGCCAACAGCCTGGGCCGCCTGACCGACCGGCCCGCCCCGAGCGTGCGGGTCGAGGGGACCAGCCTCGTCATCGACACCGACGTGCCCGCCGGGAAGTACGGGTACTGGGTGACCAGCAGCGTGTACACGCCCCTGTCCGCCAGCGGCCTGCTGCGCCCCGTCCAGGACAGCCGGCCGACCGCGCTGCAGGCCGGACGCGCGAACGCCCCCACGCCCGTGGACGTCCTCGCGCCGGGCGGTGACGTCCAGGCCTTCACGAACGACACGCTCGCCCCGGTCGGTGAGACCCGCGACTGGGTCAGCATCACCCTGATCGCGCTGGGAGGCGTGGGCCTGCTGCTCACCGTGATCGCCACCGTCCTGGTCTGGCGCAGGCTGGGCCGGTGA